A genomic window from Flavobacterium azooxidireducens includes:
- a CDS encoding SPFH domain-containing protein, translating into MFTYIFIAIAVLLLLASFFTVKQQSAAVIERFGKFSSTRQSGLQLKIPVIDRVAGRLNLRIQQLDVIIETKTKDNVFVKMKVSVQFKVIQEKVYEAFYKLEYPHDQITSYVFDVVRAEVPKLKLDDVFERKDDIAVAVKRELNEAMTTYGYDIINTLITDIDPDIQVKNAMNRINAADREKTAAEYEAEAGRIRIVAKAKAEAESKRLQGQGIADQRREIARGLVESVDVLNRVGINSQEASALIVVTQHYDTLQAIGADTNSNLILLPNSPQAGSDMLNNMVASFTASNQVGEAMKKGAIKKANRKIAPKDEFGTTEEDEE; encoded by the coding sequence ATGTTTACTTACATTTTTATTGCTATTGCAGTCTTGTTACTGTTAGCCTCATTTTTCACCGTTAAACAACAATCGGCTGCGGTGATTGAACGTTTTGGAAAATTCAGTAGCACCAGACAATCCGGTTTACAACTTAAAATCCCTGTGATAGATAGAGTTGCCGGACGATTAAATTTGAGAATTCAACAATTGGATGTTATTATTGAAACGAAAACAAAAGACAACGTATTCGTAAAAATGAAAGTTTCTGTTCAGTTTAAAGTGATTCAAGAGAAAGTATACGAAGCTTTTTATAAATTAGAATATCCGCACGATCAAATCACTTCGTATGTATTCGACGTTGTGCGTGCCGAAGTACCAAAATTGAAATTGGATGATGTTTTTGAGCGTAAAGATGATATTGCTGTTGCCGTAAAACGTGAGTTGAATGAAGCAATGACTACTTATGGTTATGACATCATCAACACGTTGATTACCGATATTGATCCGGACATTCAAGTAAAAAATGCGATGAACAGAATCAACGCTGCTGACCGTGAAAAAACCGCTGCAGAATATGAAGCAGAAGCAGGAAGAATCAGAATTGTAGCGAAAGCAAAAGCGGAAGCAGAAAGCAAAAGATTGCAAGGTCAAGGTATTGCCGACCAAAGAAGAGAAATTGCTAGAGGTTTGGTGGAAAGTGTGGATGTGTTGAATCGCGTTGGAATTAATTCGCAAGAAGCATCTGCTTTAATTGTGGTTACACAACATTATGATACGTTGCAAGCAATTGGTGCTGACACAAATTCAAACTTGATTTTGTTACCTAATTCACCACAAGCCGGAAGTGATATGTTAAATAATATGGTAGCTAGTTTTACCGCGAGTAACCAAGTTGGTGAAGCGATGAAAAAAGGAGCTATCAAAAAAGCAAATAGAAAAATTGCACCGAAAGATGAATTCGGTACGACCGAAGAAGATGAAGAATAA